Proteins from a single region of Primulina tabacum isolate GXHZ01 chromosome 5, ASM2559414v2, whole genome shotgun sequence:
- the LOC142545228 gene encoding putative steroid-binding protein 3: protein MELTPQQLKNYDGTDPSKPIYVAIRGRIFDVTSGKSFYGPGGAYCMFAGKDASRALAKMSKEEHDVVPSLDGLTDKEIGVLNDWEKKFEAKYPIVGRVSSA from the coding sequence ATGGAGCTCACTCCACAACAGCTCAAAAACTATGATGGAACAGATCCATCCAAGCCGATATACGTGGCGATCAGGGGCCGAATATTTGACGTTACCTCTGGAAAATCTTTCTACGGACCCGGCGGGGCGTACTGCATGTTCGCCGGCAAGGATGCCAGCCGCGCACTCGCTAAGATGAGCAAGGAAGAGCACGACGTCGTTCCCTCGCTTGATGGACTCACCGATAAGGAGATCGGCGTCCTTAATGACTGGGAGAAGAAATTCGAGGCCAAGTACCCTATCGTCGGTAGAGTTTCTAGTGCTTGA
- the LOC142545229 gene encoding protein TIC 55, chloroplastic-like: protein MAVLQLQHFFSDKLPKITTFSHLSPFHKKLAKRKAILCAHPSQNPSYQHEKIKRSVQKLNAVAKEVGVNMQDGGDQSVIFGASNQEKVIEHRDVVSYDWTEEWYPLYLSKNVPDDAPLGLTVYDKQVVLYKDGTGELRCFEDRCPHRLAKLSEGQLFDGRLECLYHGWQFDGSGKCVKIPQLTSGAKIPQSACLKPYEIKDSQGVVWIWMSHKTPPNFKKIPWFENFDRPGFRDISTIHELPYDHSILLENLMDPAHVPISHDRTDFTAKREDATSLFFEVTERTDRGFAGWWGKEIDRSTPNYIPNFLRFEAPCVLQNNREIIDKNGEKHYFSGLFLCRPSGQGKSMLIVRFGNTRKPPMLLRLFPQWYLHQNAGKVFEQDMGFLSSQNETLMKEKVPTKELYIYLRSSDTWVAEYRKWMDKVGHGMPYYFGHSTISLPEYPAVIEHAPAGLVANISASQPAKGGIGTMHAPNLANRYFRHVIHCKECMNTVKAFRTWKNIFSAAALTSAALAILISGRQWKALLLFSTSLCLVGIHLCSTGITMNTTNFIRTHRRF, encoded by the exons ATGGCCGTGTTACAATTGCAACACTTCTTCTCGGATAAACTCCCCAAGATCACAACTTTCTCACATCTTAGCCCATTTCACAAAAAACTAGCCAAACGCAAGGCCATTTTATGTGCCCATCCATCCCAAAACCCTTCCTACCAACATGAAAAAATTAAGAGAAGTGTGCAGAAGTTGAACGCAGTTGCAAAAGAAGTTGGTGTTAATATGCAGGATGGTGGTGACCAAAGTGTAATTTTCGGAGCATCGAATCAAGAAAAGGTGATTGAACATAGAGATGTGGTTAGCTATGATTGGACAGAAGAATGGTACCCGCTTTATCTCTCCAAGAATGTGCCAGATGATGCTCCTTTAGGCCTAACTGTATATGACAAGCAGGTTGTGTTGTACAAAGACGGTACTGGAGAGCTTAGGTGTTTTGAAGATCGATGTCCACACAG GCTAGCAAAACTTTCGGAAGGTCAGTTGTTTGACGGGCGACTGGAATGTTTGTACCATGGTTGGCAATTTGATGGGAGTGGCAAATGTGTGAAAATACCTCAG CTAACCTCAGGTGCAAAAATTCCACAATCAGCTTGTTTGAAACCATACGAAATTAAGGATTCCCAAGGTGTTGTGTGGATTTGGATGTCTCACAAAACACCaccaaatttcaagaaaataccCTGGTTTGAGAACTTTGATAGGCCTGGATTTCGAGACATTTCAACAATCCACGAGCTTCCTTATGATCATTCCATCCTCTTGGAAAATCTCATGGATCCTGCCCACGTGCCTATTTCACACGATAGAACAGATTTTACGGCGAAAAGGGAAGACGCAACCTCACTGTTTTTTGAGGTCACCGAGAGGACAGACCGAGGCTTTGCAGGCTGGTGGGGCAAAGAAATAGATCGATCAACGCCAAACTACATACCTAACTTTTTACGTTTTGAGGCCCCTTGCGTCCTTCAGAACAACCGGGAAATCATCGATAAGAACGGTGAGAAGCACTACTTTTCAGGATTGTTCCTTTGTCGGCCCTCAGGACAAGGAAAATCAATGCTCATAGTTAGATTCGGGAACACGAGAAAACCACCAATGCTCTTAAGACTATTTCCACAGTGGTATCTCCATCAGAATGCTGGTAAAGTTTTCGAGCAAGATATGGGATTCCTTTCGTCCCAAAACGAGACTCTTATGAAAGAAAAAGTTCCCACTAAAGAATTGTACATATATTTGAGATCATCGGACACATGGGTAGCCGAATATCGAAAATGGATGGACAAAGTCGGGCACGGAATGCCTTATTATTTTGGACACAGCACAATATCTCTACCTGAGTACCCTGCCGTAATTGAGCATGCACCTGCTGGCTTGGTTGCAAATATCTCAGCGTCTCAACCGGCAAAAGGAGGGATCGGAACTATGCATGCAccaaatcttgccaacagatatTTCCGGCATGTTATTCATTGCAAAGAATGCATGAATACTGTGAAAGCATTTCGAACATGGAAAAACATATTCTCTGCAGCTGCTCTTACATCAGCTGCATTAGCGATTCTTATATCTGGAAGGCAATGGAAGGCCTTGCTATTGTTTTCTACTTCTTTGTGCTTGGTTGGAATCCATCTTTGTTCGACGGGAATCACGATGAACACAACAAACTTCATAAGGACACACAGAAGGTTCTGA
- the LOC142545230 gene encoding peroxidase 18-like, with amino-acid sequence MSKESCGKLVFTNSHSMAKLRVCFHQYKLLLFIVMFCQSASSSTSLSFGFYTFSCPTAEIMVKNTVRTASFEDQTVPGKLIRLIFHDCFVEGCDASVLLQGNGTEKTDPANKFLDGFSVIDSAKRVLEVFCPGTVSCADILALAARDAVEFSGGPTIQIPTGRRDGRRSLAANVRPNIIDTSFTLNEMAKVFSSKGLSLDDLVALSGAHTIGSAHCNSFNERFKLDSDGKLALIDKSLNGQYAAQLTKMCPAGTRDDSIKVNNDPGTPLQFDNQYYKNLLEQKGLFSSDSALLSDERTKSKVAKFANNQDSFFESWGASFLKLSAIGVKTDNEGEIRQSCSIING; translated from the exons ATGAGTAAAGAAAGTTGCGGAAAACTTGTCTTTACAAATTCACATAGTATGGCGAAACTTAGAGTTTGTTTTCATCAATACAAGCTGCTGCTGTTTATTGTCATGTTCTGTCAATCAGCTTCTTCCTCCACCAGTCTCTCTTTTGGATTCTACACATTTTCTTGCCCGACTGCTGAAATAATGGTGAAAAATACAGTGAGAACCGCTTCTTTTGAAGATCAGACTGTCCCTGGAAAGCTCATTCGCTTGATTTTCCACGATTGCTTTGTTGAG GGATGCGATGCTTCTGTATTATTACAAGGAAATGGAACTGAGAAAACTGATCCGGCAAACAAATTCCTCGACGGGTTTTCAGTAATAGATTCAGCAAAAAGAGTGCTTGAAGTCTTTTGCCCTGGAACAGTTTCTTGTGCTGATATTCTTGCCTTGGCAGCTAGAGATGCTGTAGAATTC AGTGGAGGGCCAACTATTCAGATTCCCACCGGGAGGAGAGACGGCCGAAGGTCTTTGGCTGCAAATGTGAGGCCAAACATCATAGACACAAGCTTCACATTGAATGAGATGGCTAAAGTCTTTTCTTCCAAAGGCTTATCCTTAGATGATCTTGTTGCCCTCTCGG GGGCTCACACGATAGGCTCGGCACATTGTAACTCGTTCAATGAGCGGTTCAAACTTGACTCCGACGGAAAACTTGCACTGATAGACAAATCATTAAACGGACAATATGCAGCTCAGCTCACAAAAATGTGTCCTGCTGGTACCAGAGACGATTCGATCAAAGTTAACAATGATCCTGGAACACCGCTACAGTTCGATAATCAGTATTACAAGAATTTGCTGGAGCAAAAAGGGTTGTTTTCATCTGATTCTGCTCTGCTAAGTGATGAAAGAACAAAGAGTAAAGTAGCAAAATTTGCAAACAATCAAGATAGTTTTTTTGAGAGCTGGGGTGCATCTTTTTTGAAACTTTCCGCAATTGGAGTTAAGACAGATAACGAAGGAGAGATTAGACAAAGTTGTTCGATTATTAATGGTTGA
- the LOC142545231 gene encoding aspartyl protease family protein At5g10770-like: protein MGTLISFPLMKFFLSLFFILTTKASINTQSHTIQIASLLPASLCTIPSNTKDSDKTRSRMRVFHRYGPCSRLDQDKNAASTTTPSLSEVLALDQSRVDWIQARLNSNSNTDQFTERKASLQVKSGRSLGTGNYIATVGLGTPLKTLSLIFDTASDLTWTQCQPCSGSCHPQQDPVFNPSTSSSYSNVSCNSAQCSQLSSATGNSPGCSSGTTCIYLLAYGDRSFTVGFLSKDKLTISSTDVFPNFVFGCGQNNQGLFGDTAGLIGLGRDPLSLISQTSSKYGRFFSYCLPTSSSVGHLTFGKNGAPNNAKFTPFASSRIASFYYIDIIAISVGGHQLPISGAVFKAGGSIIDSGTVITRLPPAAYSTMSSAFQQGMTKYKRAPAFSLLDTCYDFGNLTTVTMPTIAFIFGGNVRVDLEPLGILIAVSSSSACLAFARNKDAGDVTILGNTQQKTMEVVYDVAGGKLGFSPNGCS, encoded by the exons ATGGGCACTCTCATCTCCTTTCCTTTGATGAAATTTTTTCTATCTCTTTTCTTCATTCTCACCACAAAAGCTTCCATTAATACTCAGAGCCACACTATTCAAATAGCCTCTCTTTTGCCTGCTTCTCTCTGCACCATTCCATCCAACACCAAAG ATTCCGACAAGACACGATCAAGGATGAGAGTATTTCACAGGTATGGTCCATGTTCTCGGCTAGATCAGGACAAGAATGCGGCCTCCACCACGACACCATCTTTAAGCGAAGTCCTAGCCCTGGACCAATCGAGGGTCGACTGGATCCAAGCTCGACTCAATTCCAATTCAAACACAGATCAATTTACAGAAAGAAAAGCTAGCCTCCAGGTGAAATCCGGTCGGTCACTCGGCACTGGGAACTACATAGCGACGGTCGGCCTAGGGACCCCACTGAAGACCCTCTCCCTTATATTCGACACTGCTAGTGATCTAACGTGGACTCAATGCCAACCGTGCTCGGGATCCTGCCATCCACAGCAAGATCCCGTTTTCAACCCTTCGACCTCAAGCTCATACTCCAATGTATCTTGCAATTCAGCTCAATGCTCTCAGCTCTCCTCTGCCACCGGGAACAGCCCCGGATGCTCCTCTGGTACAACATGCATCTATTTACTCGCATATGGTGACCGATCCTTCACCGTGGGATTTTTAAGCAAAGACAAACTAACCATATCCTCAACCGATGTGTTCCCAAATTTTGTATTCGGCTGTGGCCAAAACAACCAGGGACTGTTCGGCGATACTGCTGGATTAATAGGATTAGGAAGGGATCCATTATCGCTCATATCCCAAACTTCGAGTAAATATGGCAGATTCTTCTCCTACTGCCTCCCTACTTCAAGTTCAGTAGGGCACTTAACATTTGGCAAAAATGGAGCCCCAAACAATGCTAAATTCACACCTTTTGCTAGCTCTAGGATAGCGTCATTCTACTATATCGACATAATCGCTATAAGTGTTGGGGGTCATCAGTTACCAATAAGCGGCGCAGTTTTTAAGGCTGGAGGAAGCATCATTGACTCGGGCACAGTTATAACTCGTCTGCCACCGGCAGCTTACAGCACAATGAGTTCTGCTTTCCAGCAGGGAATGACCAAGTACAAGAGAGCACCAGCTTTTTCATTACTGGACACTTGCTACGATTTCGGGAACTTGACGACTGTGACTATGCCAACTATAGCTTTCATCTTTGGTGGCAATGTCAGAGTCGACCTCGAGCCCTTAGGGATACTTATAGCCGTTAGTTCTTCAAGCGCGTGTCTTGCTTTTGCCAGAAATAAGGACGCTGGAGATGTTACAATACTCGGAAACACTCAACAAAAGACAATGGAGGTGGTGTATGACGTTGCTGGAGGGAAGCTGGGATTCAGCCCCAACGGCTGTAGCTAA
- the LOC142545232 gene encoding protein ENHANCED DISEASE RESISTANCE 2-like, protein MRPVKVKRKHHHRSSTSSAASTTCNFDEWREEAINGGSLKHVDLHNGSNGWASPPGDVFSVRGPNYFTKKGKVPAGEWLLNPAGVDWLRSNAKLDHVLARPDNRVMNALRSSKNYEKSKTFVIGINLQVPGRDHYSAVFYFATKLNESINSNPLLYQFINGTDAFRSSRFKIVNKIVNGPWIVKTAVGNRSACLLGKALNCSYHRGPNYLEIGVDIGSSAIATAILRLALGCVTAVTIDMGFLVESQTDPELPERLFGAVRICQMEMGSATLVDGATPTSKVLPMSSGGESEVDEDQ, encoded by the coding sequence ATGCGACCTGTAAAGGTAAAGCGTAAACACCACCACCGGTCTTCCACTTCTTCCGCCGCTTCCACTACTTGTAACTTTGATGAATGGAGGGAAGAAGCTATCAACGGCGGATCTTTGAAGCACGTGGACCTACATAATGGGTCCAACGGATGGGCATCGCCGCCGGGGGATGTCTTCTCCGTGCGCGGGCCTAATTATTTCACCAAGAAAGGAAAAGTCCCCGCCGGAGAGTGGTTGTTGAATCCAGCTGGGGTTGACTGGCTCCGATCCAACGCAAAGCTCGATCATGTCCTGGCCCGGCCCGACAACCGCGTAATGAACGCATTGCGCAGCTCAAAGAATTATGAAAAATCGAAAACATTCGTTATCGGGATAAATCTTCAAGTACCCGGCCGCGACCATTACTCCGCCGTTTTTTACTTTGCAACTAAGTTGAATGAGTCGATTAATTCGAATCCACTGCTctatcagttcatcaatggaacAGACGCGTTTCGCAGCAGCAGGTTTAAGATCGTGAATAAAATCGTCAATGGTCCGTGGATTGTGAAAACTGCCGTGGGAAATCGTTCTGCGTGTTTATTAGGTAAGGCGCTGAATTGTAGCTACCATAGAGGACCAAACTACCTGGAGATTGGTGTGGATATCGGTAGTTCTGCTATTGCTACGGCGATTTTACGGCTTGCATTGGGATGTGTTACGGCTGTGACAATAGATATGGGCTTCTTGGTGGAGTCGCAAACTGATCCGGAGTTGCCGGAGAGGTTGTTTGGTGCGGTGAGGATATGCCAAATGGAGATGGGTTCGGCGACTCTCGTTGACGGTGCAACTCCGACGAGTAAGGTTTTGCCCATGAGCAGCGGCGGTGAAAGCGAAGTCGACGAAGATCAGTAG
- the LOC142545233 gene encoding putative protein phosphatase 2C 59, whose product MGYLNSVLSQSTSQNKVDDAPVSGGGLSQNEKFSYGYASAPGKRSSMEDFYETRIDGVDGEIVGLFGVFDGHGGARAAEYVKKNLFSNLIGHPTFISDTKLAIADAYRHTDSELLKSENNQNRDAGSTASTAILVGDRLLVANVGDSRAVVCRAGNAIAVSRDHKPDQTDERRRIEDAGGFVMWAGTWRVGGVLAVSRAFGDRLLKQYVVADPEIQEEKVDDTLEFLILASDGLWDVVTNEEAVSMTKPIQEPEEAAKRLMQEAYQRGSADNITIVVVRFLTNKDEPSNSNSV is encoded by the exons ATGGGTTATCTCAATTCAGTTTTGTCGCAATCTACCAGCCAAAACAAAGTTGATGACGCCCCCGTCAGCGGCGGAGGCCTCAG TCAGAATGAGAAGTTCAGCTACGGATATGCAAGTGCTCCAGGTAAAAGGTCCTCGATGGAGGATTTCTACGAGACAAGAATTGATGGTGTGGATGGAGAGATAGTTGGTCTGTTTGGTGTCTTTGATG GTCATGGTGGAGCTCGAGCTGCagaatatgttaaaaaaaaccTTTTCAGTAATCTGATCGGGCACCCAACATTTATTTCGGACACCAAATTGGCTATAG CTGATGCATACCGTCATACAGACTCGGAGTTGTTGAAATCTGAAAATAATCAGAACAGGGATGCAGGGTCAACTGCTTCCACCGCTATCCTTGTTGGTGACCGTTTATTGGTGGCAAATGTTGGTGATTCCAGAGCTGTCGTTTGCCGGGCTGGTAATG CCATTGCTGTCTCCCGAGATCACAAGCCGGACCAAACAGATGAGAGACGGAGAATTGAAGATGCTGGAGGTTTTGTAATGTGGGCAG GGACTTGGAGAGTTGGAGGTGTGCTTGCAGTATCTCGTGCATTTGGTGATAGACTGTTGAAGCAGTATGTTGTCGCGGATCCAGAAATCCAG GAGGAAAAGGTTGATGACACCTTAGAGTTCCTTATCCTCGCAAGTGATGGACTTTGGGACGTTGTTACGAATGAG gAAGCCGTTTCGATGACTAAACCGATCCAAGAGCCCGAAGAAGCAGCAAAGAGGCTAATGCAGGAAGCATATCAGAGAGGAAGTGCCGATAATATCACCATCGTTGTTGTCCGTTTTTTGACCAACAAAGATGAACCCTCGAATAGCAACTCAGTTTGA